From a region of the Gossypium raimondii isolate GPD5lz chromosome 10, ASM2569854v1, whole genome shotgun sequence genome:
- the LOC105778475 gene encoding PTI1-like tyrosine-protein kinase 3, which translates to MRRWLCCTRQVNENYRSHESEHFKSPVFLSDGQEKDTRVAADVKPEVHKSAPPIEVPALSLEELKEKTDNFGSKALVGEGSYGRVYYANLDNGKAVAVKKLDTSAEPDSTVEFLTQVSMVSRLKNENVVELQGYCVERNLRILAYEFATMGSLHDILHGRKGVQGAQAGPVLDWMQRVRIAIDAARGLEYLHEKAQPAIIHRDIRSSNVLLFEDFKAKIADFNLSNQSPDMAARLHSTRVLGTFGYHAPEYAMTGQLTQKSDVYSFGVVLLELLTGRKPVDHTMPRGQQSLVTWATPRLSEDKVKQCVDPKLNGEYPPKGVAKLAAVAALCVQYESEFRPNMGIVVKALQPLAKGQAAAAASET; encoded by the exons ATGCGTCGGTGGCTTTGTTGTACCCGTCAGGTAAACGAGAATTATCGATCACATGAAAGTGAGCACTTCAAGAGCCCCGTGTTTCTATCAGACG GGCAGGAAAAAGACACAAGGGTAGCAGCTGATGTCAAGCCCGAAGTGCATAAATCAGCACCACCTATTGAAGTACCCGCACTATCACTGGAAGAGTTGAAAGAAAAGACTGACAATTTTGGATCAAAGGCTTTGGTTGGTGAGGGTTCCTATGGCAGAGTTTATTATGCAAATTTGGACAATGGAAAAGCTGTGGCTGTGAAAAAGCTAGATACTTCCGCTGAGCCTGACTCAACTGTAGAGTTTTTGACCCAG GTTTCCATGGTTTCAagattgaaaaatgaaaatgttgtCGAGTTGCAAGGTTACTGTGTTGAAAGAAATCTCCGCATCCTTGCATATGAGTTTGCAACTATGGGATCACTACATGACATATTGCACG GAAGGAAGGGGGTTCAAGGGGCACAAGCAGGTCCAGTGCTTGACTGGATGCAGCGGGTAAGAATAGCTATTGATGCCGCAAGGGGCTTGGAATACTTACATGAGAAGGCTCAACCTGCTATTATACACAGAGATATTAGATCTAGCAATGTGCTTCTCTTCGAAGACTTCAAAGCAAAAATTGCAGATTTTAACCTCTCAAACCAATCTCCTGACATGGCTGCTCGTCTTCATTCTACTCGAGTTTTAGGGACATTTGGTTATCATGCTCCAGA ATATGCAATGACTGGACAGTTGACACAGAAGAGTGATGTGTACAGTTTTGGGGTTGTCCTTCTAGAACTTCTGACTGGGAGGAAACCTGTTGACCATACAATGCCTCGTGGACAGCAGAGTCTTGTTACATGG GCTACTCCGAGACTTAGTGAAGATAAAGTTAAACAATGTGTGGATCCAAAACTAAATGGAGAGTATCCTCCTAAAGGAGTTGCTAAg CTGGCAGCTGTGGCAGCATTGTGTGTGCAGTATGAATCCGAGTTCCGTCCAAACATGGGCATCGTCGTTAAGGCTCTCCAACCTCTGGCAAAGGGCCAAGCAGCAGCAGCGGCATCAGAGACATAA